The nucleotide sequence ATCCCCAACAAATTTGTATGGCTGAAATAACCCCTGCACTGGTGGCGAGACTGCGCGAAATGACGGGAGCCGGTTTGATGGACTGCAAGAAAGCCCTGGTGGAAGCCGGCGGAGACCTCAATACGGCCGTGGACATCCTCCGCAAGAAGGGAGTGGCAAGCGCCGCCAGAAAAGCGGGACGCGAGGCAAAAGAGGGCGTCATCACCCAGTGCATTCTACCCGGATCGCGTGTGGGCGTACTGGTTGAAATCAACTGTGAAACCGATTTCGTGGCAAAAAACGACACGTTCAAGGGCTTCTGCGATGAAATCGCGCGCAAGCTCGGCAACGATCCGGGAGTCGATCTTGAACCGGACCGCGTTGCCGCGGTTGCGAAGATCGGAGAGAACGTCAGGGTCTCCCGGCACGAGCGATTCGAAGTTGGCGGCAGCGGCATGGTCGCGGCGTACATTCACACCGGTGCAAAAGTTGGGGTTCTGGTGGAGGTGGGCGCGGGCAACGAAAACACCGTGAGCACGGACGAGTTCAAACAGCTGGTGCGCGATATTACACTGCAGATTACCGCGGCCCAGCCCATCGCCGTCTCACGCGATCAGGTCGATCCGGCCATTATAGCGAAGGAAAAGGAGATCGCTGCGGAACAGGTCAAGGGCAAGCCGGCGCAGGCCATTGCGAGGATCGTCGAGGGCAAGATGGACAAATTCTTTCAGAGCCACTGCCTGCTCGACCAGGGTTTCGTGAAAAAGAATTCCGAGGTCACGGTCAGGGAGCACCTCGGCGGCGTCGCCAAGCAGTTGGGCGACGAGATTACCATCCGTCGCTTCATCCGCTTTCAGGTGGGCGAGACGATTGCGCCCTGACGGAGG is from Candidatus Angelobacter sp. and encodes:
- the tsf gene encoding translation elongation factor Ts, which gives rise to MAEITPALVARLREMTGAGLMDCKKALVEAGGDLNTAVDILRKKGVASAARKAGREAKEGVITQCILPGSRVGVLVEINCETDFVAKNDTFKGFCDEIARKLGNDPGVDLEPDRVAAVAKIGENVRVSRHERFEVGGSGMVAAYIHTGAKVGVLVEVGAGNENTVSTDEFKQLVRDITLQITAAQPIAVSRDQVDPAIIAKEKEIAAEQVKGKPAQAIARIVEGKMDKFFQSHCLLDQGFVKKNSEVTVREHLGGVAKQLGDEITIRRFIRFQVGETIAP